In the Sus scrofa isolate TJ Tabasco breed Duroc chromosome 6, Sscrofa11.1, whole genome shotgun sequence genome, one interval contains:
- the LOC102165851 gene encoding vegetative cell wall protein gp1-like — protein sequence MLRRLFSSSPDSRGGIPGLDPHPPPPDPRPRVRPGWGGAHSPDLAPSPEKTQTQPSLAGMNPRPRHAAAQGPSVSTPSSPEHLEPAPCHLPCLSLGLPGSLGLLTAPFTRFPPELHTAPFKLGPPSLKSPFLHSGNLSSLGNPALYAEVPWSLEHAPSPLPGGPYLLPRVPLPSHIPVRRSGGPETVESSVRGLDTPHSSCSGSRAGLGSPRQARPLAPPPPQPPLPPPPRSLQQLPLRAPGQLPVRRRDRQAQGADGNESNGALRRQQRPMERGGGTGDRRQRPLAVTRRHAARREGSGGGAAAPRGQVLGAETTDVKETLPTLEDVTFSNLSAATEHYLRDLGSTCLHFLIYSSRLNSVNPLLPLTTPLKTLFVSKFKG from the exons ATGCTCCGGCGCCTCTTCTCCAGCTCCCCAGACTCAAGGGGGGGAATCCCGGGGCTGGATCCCCACCCACCGCCCCCTGACCCTCGCCCCCGCGTTAGGCCCGGCTGGGGCGGAGCTCACAGCCCAGATCTGGCGCCTTCTCCCGAAAAGACACAAACCCAACCCAGCCTAGCCGGGATGAACCCCCGCCCCCGGCATGCGGCAGCTCAGGGCCCATCTGTGTCGACCCCCTCCTCTCCTGAACACCTGGAGCCCGCCCCCTGCCACCTGCCGTGCCTCTCCCTAGGCCTCCCGGGATCTCTAGGACTCCTTAC AGCTCCCTTCACAAGGTTTCCCCCGGAACTGCACACAGCCCCCTTCAAACTGGGCCCCCCATCTCTTAAGAGCCCCTTTCTTCACTCAGGAAACCTTTCCTCACTCGGAAATCCTGCCCTTTACGCGGAAGTACCCTGGTCCTTGGAGCATGCACCGTCCCCCCTTCCCGGGGGCCCTTACCTGCTCCCGAGGGTCCCGCTTCCATCCCATATACCCGTGCGGAGGTCAGGCGGCCCAGAGACTGTGGAGTCCAGTGTGAGGGGTCTAGATACCCCGCACTCTAGCTGCTCAGGCTCCCGGGCCGGGCTCGGCTCCCCCCGCCAAGCCCGGCCGCTCGCGCCGCCACCGCCGCAGCCTCcgttgccgccgccgccgcggagcCTGCAGCAGCTCCCCCTGCGAGCGCCCGGCCAGCTGCCAGTGCGCAGGCGCGACCGCCAGGCCCAGGGGGCGGACGGGAACGAGTCAAACGGGGCGCTCCGACGGCAACAAAGGCCAATGGAGAGGGGCGGGGGCACCGGGGACCGGAGGCAGCGGCCCCTGGCGGTCACCCGTCGCCATGCAGCCCGGCGGGAGGGCTCCGGTGGAGGCGCCGCGGCACCGCGCG GCCAAGTGCTGGGCGCTGAGACCACAGATGTGAAAGAGACCTTGCCTACCCTGGAAGATGTCACATTCTCAAACTTAAGTGCAGCTACCGAGCACTACCTGCGGGACCTGGGAAGCACCTGTCTCCACTTTCTCATCTACAGCTCACGCCTGAACTCAGTCAATCCGCTTCTGCCCCTCACCACGCCACTTAAAACACTTTTTGTGTCTAAATTCAAAGGATAA